The DNA sequence TCCGCTTTTGGTTTTCATACGAATGCGAAAGCCGTGAGTGCGCTTGCGACGTGTTACTGAGGGTTGGTAAGTTCTTTTCATGATCGATCCCTGGAAAACCAAGTATTTTCCTTGTTGCAGAGCAAAAGGTCAATCTAT is a window from the Polynucleobacter sp. MWH-Aus1W21 genome containing:
- the rpmH gene encoding 50S ribosomal protein L34, whose translation is MKRTYQPSVTRRKRTHGFRIRMKTKSGRAVLNARRAKGRKRLAV